The DNA window AGCAGGCGGACAAAGTGGGAATCCTCCTGATGAATCCTGAGAACGGCGAGATCCTGGCCATGGTAAATGTACCGGAATTTAATCTCAATGAGCCTTTTGAGCTAAATACAGGAACGGCGGAAGGGATGACAGACGAGGAACTGCAGGAAGCGCTGAACCAGATGTGGCGGAACGGCTGTATCAATGATACTTATGAGCCGGGATCTACGTTTAAGATCATTACAGCCTCCGCCTGTCTGGAAGAGGGAGTGGTAGAATTGGACGATACCTTTAGCTGTCCGGGGTACAAGATGGTAGAAGACCGGAAGATCCGATGCCATAAGGTGGGAGGACATGGGGCGGAGACATTTGTGGAAGGGATCCAGAACTCCTGCAACCCTGTGTTTATCGAGATCGGCCTGCGGCTGGGAACAGAAAATTTCTATAAGTATTTCAACCAATTCGGACTGATGGGAATGACAGGAGTAGATCTGCCGGGAGAAGCGGCCACCATCATGCATAAGCAGGAAAATGTGGGACAGGTGGAGCTTGCGACCATGAGTTTTGGACAGTCCTTTCAGGTAACGCCCATTCAGCTTGCGGCTACCGTCAGTTCCCTGGTCAATGGAGGAAACCGGGTAACGCCTCATTTTGGAGTGCGCATTTTAGATAAGGACGGAAAAGAAATCAAAGAATTTGCTTATGAAGAGGGAGAACGGATCGTTTCAGAAGAAACGTCCGAGACTATGCAGGCCCTTCTGGAGGGAGTGGTCAGAGAAGGGTCGGGGAAAAACGCTTATATTGAAGGATACCATATAGGAGGAAAGACAGCTACCTCTCAGACGCTTCCCAGAAGCGCCAACAAATACATTTCTTCCTTTATTGGATTTGCGCCTGCGGACGATCCCCGGATCCTGGGCATGTGTGTGATCTATGATCCTCAGGGGATCTATTATGGAGGGACGATCGCGGCGCCGGTCATGGGGGATATCTTCCAGAATATATTCCCCTATCTTGGCATTGAAAAAGAATAGAAAATGAAGTATACTATGTAAGATTGAAGGTATGACAGACATTTTTCAGGAAAAGAAACAAAAGAAGTAAGAGGTGTATTATGGATTATACGGTATTTATCCCGGTGCTGATCGCGTTTGCGTTAAGCGTGGTCATGGGTCCGGTGATCATTCCAATCTTAAGAAGGCTGAAAATGGGGCAGACAGAGAGGGAGGATGGCGTAAAATCGCATTTAAAAAAAGCGGGGACCCCTACCATGGGAGGAGTGATCATCCTTCTCAGTGTGGTGATCACATCGCTGTTTTACATCCGGGATTACCCGAAGATCATACCAATCCTTTTTGTAACGCTGGGATTTGGTCTGATCGGATTCTTGGATGATTATCTGAAGGTGGTCATGAAGCGCTCAGACGGGTTATTTCCCAAACAAAAGATGGCCCTGCAGATTGTAGTGACAGCCGTATTTGCTTTCTATATGGTCCGGTTTACCGATGTTTCCCTTGCTATGCTGATCCCATTTACCGGCGGGAAATATCTGGATATCGGATGGCTTGCCATTCCGCTTATGTTCTTCGCGGTGATCGGAACGGTAAATGGAGTAAACTTTACTGATGGATTGGATGGCCTGGCTTCCAGTGTGACTGTTTTGGTCGCTACTTTCTTTACCGTGGTAGCTATCGGGACCGGAAGCGGGATCGAGCCTGTTACCTGCGCGGTAGTGGGGGCGCTCCTTGGATTTCTTCTGTTTAATGTGTATCCGGCAAGTGTGTTTATGGGAGATACCGGTTCTCTGGCGCTGGGAGGATTTGTGGCCTCCACGGCGTATATGCTCCAGATGCCTATTTTCATCCTGATCGTAGGCTTGATCTATCTGGTGGAGGTTCTCTCGGTCATGATCCAGGTGACATATTTTAAGAAGACGGGAGGAAAGCGGATCTTTAAGATGGCGCCGATCCATCATCATTTCGAACTGTGCGGATGGTCAGAGACCAGAGTGGTGGCGGTATTTTCTATTATCACAGCCCTTCTTTGTCTGGTGGCTCTGATGGCGATGTAAGAGAAAGGATAGAAGCTATGATAGATACAAAGGGAAAGAACGTGCTGGTATTTGGGTCTGGCATCAGCGGAACGGCGGCGGCAGGACTTCTGGAAGAAACAGGAGCGTCTGTGACGCTCTACGATGGGAATCAGGATCTGGATATCCAGAAGTTAAAAAGCCAGCTTGGGACGGATACATCGGTGAGGATCGTACTTGGGACATTTCCGGAAGAAATCCTGGACTGTCTGGATCTGGCTGTCTTAAG is part of the Lachnospiraceae bacterium KGMB03038 genome and encodes:
- a CDS encoding peptidoglycan glycosyltransferase; protein product: MKNKTYNRKKLLVVFLCAVGIALVLAGRLIYLMVFEAEYYQEKAEALHEREREIKAARGEIVDTNGTVLATNRTVCTISVIHSQIKEPEKIIQVLSRELELTEEEVRGKVEKVSSMERIKTNVDKETGDKIRNLELDGVKVDEDFKRYYPYGELASKVLGFTGGDNQGIIGLEVKYEEYLKGENGTILTTTDARGVELDGVAEDRIEPVPGHTLQISMDYNIQMYAQQMAEKVMEEKQADKVGILLMNPENGEILAMVNVPEFNLNEPFELNTGTAEGMTDEELQEALNQMWRNGCINDTYEPGSTFKIITASACLEEGVVELDDTFSCPGYKMVEDRKIRCHKVGGHGAETFVEGIQNSCNPVFIEIGLRLGTENFYKYFNQFGLMGMTGVDLPGEAATIMHKQENVGQVELATMSFGQSFQVTPIQLAATVSSLVNGGNRVTPHFGVRILDKDGKEIKEFAYEEGERIVSEETSETMQALLEGVVREGSGKNAYIEGYHIGGKTATSQTLPRSANKYISSFIGFAPADDPRILGMCVIYDPQGIYYGGTIAAPVMGDIFQNIFPYLGIEKE
- a CDS encoding phospho-N-acetylmuramoyl-pentapeptide-transferase, whose amino-acid sequence is MDYTVFIPVLIAFALSVVMGPVIIPILRRLKMGQTEREDGVKSHLKKAGTPTMGGVIILLSVVITSLFYIRDYPKIIPILFVTLGFGLIGFLDDYLKVVMKRSDGLFPKQKMALQIVVTAVFAFYMVRFTDVSLAMLIPFTGGKYLDIGWLAIPLMFFAVIGTVNGVNFTDGLDGLASSVTVLVATFFTVVAIGTGSGIEPVTCAVVGALLGFLLFNVYPASVFMGDTGSLALGGFVASTAYMLQMPIFILIVGLIYLVEVLSVMIQVTYFKKTGGKRIFKMAPIHHHFELCGWSETRVVAVFSIITALLCLVALMAM